GATACTCCAGATCAACCTACGGAATAAAAATTAATAAAACTAAAAAGGGGGTAACCCCTTTTTTTGTTTCAGTTAAAAGTTTAATAGCTAAATTATTAATATATTTTAGGTTTATTAAAATAAGGCATGATAATCTAACAAATAAAAAAAGCTGTATTTTAGCAATAACTTACTAAAATACAGCTTCTTCGTTTTTAATTTGTTGTGAGTAAATTACTTTTTAAACTTTTCATAGAAGAATTGTAATATTGTTTTTCTTGTTACTATACCTATATATGTACCCTGGTCATCAACCACAGGTACAAAGTTTTGATTAGTTGCTAACTCAAGTAACTCTTCTATCTCTGCGTGCACAGGAACTGATTTGTTCTGTACTCTTCTTACAACTGCCATTATTGAAGCATCTTCTAACATAAATAAATCGGGAAAGTCTTTTTGTTTTAGGTACCATAATAAATCTCCTTCTGTTATAGTACCAACGTATTTTCCGCCTTCATCAATTATAGGTACTGCTGTATAACTATGATGCTCCATTTTTTCAAGCGTTTGTCTTACAGACGATTCAGTTGAAATGTAAATAGTTTCACTCTTTGGCTTGAGAAAAAATGCGATATTCAATATGGTAACTCCTTTTTTCTATTTACAATTCTATTATAAAAGGCATTTGATGAATTGTTAAGAGGTAAATTTAGATTTTATCAGCTAAATAGTGTTATAATATCCTTAGG
This Clostridium sp. 'deep sea' DNA region includes the following protein-coding sequences:
- a CDS encoding CBS domain-containing protein; translated protein: MNIAFFLKPKSETIYISTESSVRQTLEKMEHHSYTAVPIIDEGGKYVGTITEGDLLWYLKQKDFPDLFMLEDASIMAVVRRVQNKSVPVHAEIEELLELATNQNFVPVVDDQGTYIGIVTRKTILQFFYEKFKK